TCTCTGGGCCCTGGCCCCTCTGTTCGGCGCCTTCCCGGTGCCACTGGTCGGCATCGGCATGAGCCCGATCCTGGGGGCGTGGCTGGGCATGGGCCTTCTGTGCGCGCGGATGCGCAGCGGAGCGGCTAGTCCAGCACCCCGGTGAGGCTCTCGGCCGTCGCCAGTTGCAGCACCCCCATCAGCGTCGCGCGCGTCTCGCCGTCGGCGATGCCGTCGACCTTCGAGGGCCGCCAGTGGCGCTGGAAGGCCTCGACGGTGATGCGGGTCTCGTCGGTGTATCGCCCGTCCGGCAGGGGCTCGTAGCCGAGGCGGTGCAGGCCGGCCTGGAGCACGTGGACGCCCAGACCCTCGTCCCCGATCGTCAGGGGCGGACCGAGGGCGGCGATGCGTTCGGCGGCCGGCTCGAACCACAGGCCCTGGCGATGCGCGGCCAGACGCTTCCAGGGAAACAGTTCGCCGGGGTCCTGCTTGCGGGTCGGGGCGACGTCGGAATGGCCGAGGATACGGGCGTCCTCGATGGTCCAGCGCGTGCGGATGTCCTCGATCAGGGCGATGACCGCGTCGATCTGGGGGTCCGGAAACAGCCGATAGCCGAACTCGTGGCCCGGATTGACGATCTCGATACCGATGGAGACGGCGTTGATGTCGGTCTCGCCGCGCCACCAGGACCGGCCCGCGTGCCAGGCGCGGCGCTCCTCGTCGACCAGACGCAGGATCGATCCGTCCTCGTCGACGACATAGTGGGCCGAGACCTTCGCTTCCGGATCCCGCAAGTGGGCGACCGCGACCTCGGCCGTCTGCATGCCGGTGTAGTGGAGCAGGACCATGTCGGGCGGACCGCGACGCGGGTCGAAGTTCGGCGACGGGGCCTCTGTGATGGTCAGCATGGGCGCCCTAGCGACCCTGACGTTCCCAACCGTAGGTGACCCAGGTGTCGCCCACCTTGGTGGCCTCGATGACGTCGTCGGCGCGACGCGCCTTGACCGTGACCTTGCGACGGGCGCGGACCGCGAGGCCCGCGAAGAAGACCAGCACGCTGGCGAACAGGGCGATGACCGCCACGGCGGCGGCGGTGAAGACCGCCAGGATCGCCCCGACCGTCAGGGCCGCCACGGCCGCGATCAACCCGCCCAGCCACATGATCGGGGCGAGGAGCCCGTTCGAGCGGCGGTTCTGAAAACCGAGGGAGGCGTAGCGGTCCTGCGTCATCACTGGTCCTTGGTCGAGCGCGCCCGGGGGGAGGTCGATGGGAACGCCTGAATCCCAATGTCGGTCCGCAGAGATGAACCGTCAATGACCGACCGCTTCAAAGGCGAGTGTGTCGCGGCCCTCACAGGGGCTGATCGGCCAGAACCGAGGCCCCCTGCCCGCGCATCCGCTCCATCTCGACCCGGTTCAGAACGGCGCGCGTCTGGGGATCGGACATGACGCCGCCCAAGGTCACCAGGGCCTGGGCCGCCTCGGACTGGACGCCGAAGGCCGCCGACAGGGCTTCCCACGGCGACTGGGGCGTGGGGAATCGCTTGAAGCGGACCGAGGTATCCGCCGGGATGTTGGCCAGTTCGCGGGCCTTGCCGATCGCCTCGGTCAGGCCGCCCAGCTGGTCGACGAGGCCCAGGGTCTTGCCCTGCGCCCCGGTCCAGACCCGGCCGCGGGCGATCTCGCGCACCCGGGCGATGGGCAGGCGACGACCGGTCGAGACCCGCTGGACGAACTCCTCGTAGGTGCGGTCCATGGAGGCCGAGAAGGCCGCCCGCTGGGTCGTGGTGAAGCTCTGGCTGGGCGCGAAGGCGTCCGCATAGTCGCCGCCGATCGACAGGCCGCGCAGGTCGACGCCAAAGCGGCCCAGCGCCTCGGACACGACGAACTTGCCGCCGAAGACGCCGATGGAGCCGGTCAGGGTCGAGGGCTGGGCCACGATCCAGTTGGCCTCGGAGCTGATCCAGTAGCCGCCGGACGCCGCATAGTCGCCCATGGAGACCACGACGGGCTTGCCCGCCGCCTTGGCCGCGCGGACGGCGGCGAGGATCTGTTCGGACGCCTCGGGCGATCCGCCGGGCGAGGAGACGCGGAAGACGATGGCCTTGACCGACTTGTCCTCGATGGCGTCGTAGATGGCCTCGGCCGTGTCGTCGGACCGGATGGAAGACCCTCCGCCGAAGGCCCCGCCGCCGCCGGTGCCGGTGACGATGGCTCCCTCGCCGCCCACGATGGCGATCGCATCGCGGCCCGAGCCCTGACGTTCGCCCTTGGACGAGGCGTAGTCGCCGAACTCGAGGATGTCGGCCCCGTTACCGGCCCGGCGTTTCGCCTCGGCCTCGGCCTCCTCGACCTGGCCGATCTTGTCGATCAGCTTCAACGACAGGGCCTGGGGCGCCGAGTAGGGGCCGGCCTCGATCGTGGTCTTCAGGGCGGCGGCCGTGACCTTGCGGTCGAAGGCGGCATTGGCGATGGCGCTGTCGTAGATGGAGGTCATCCAGGCCGTCATCGCCTCGCGGTGCGGGCCGGTGTAGTCGGACTGGGTGTATTCGTTGACGGCGTTCTTGTACTCGTAGCGCTGCTCGAACTCGGCGCGAACGCCGTATCGGTCGAAGGCGCGGCCGAGGAAGATGGAGTCGGCCGAGAAGCCGGTGGCCTGGAAGCTGGCGGTGTTCTGCATCCACAGCTCGGACGCCGAGGCCCCCACCATGTAGCTGGAGATCACGGTGCCGACGGGCTGGAAGCCCTGCGAATGGGCGATGACGGGCTTGCCCGAGGCGCGGAAGCGGCGGACGGCCTGGCGGATCTCGTCGGCGGAGGCGGGGCTGATCCCGGCCTCCGGCAGGCGGATCAGCAGGACTTTGACGTGGCTGTCCTTTTCGGCCTGGGCCAGGGTGTCGACGATCTGGATCACCGACAGGCCGCTGCCGCCGAACGCCGCGAACGGATTGGTCGGGGCCTGGTCGGTCAGGCCCTCGCGCAGGTCCAGTTCGAGCACGGCATTGGCCGGGGTGGCGGGCTCCTTGGCCGAGGCCGCAGCACCGACGATCAGCACGATCGGCAAGACCACGACAAACAGGATCAGGCCGGTGAAGACACCGAGCACGGTCAGGAAGAACTGCTTCATGGGGAGGCGGCGATCCGATCGAGCGGCCACGGTCGGCCACGCCTGACCATAGAGGGCGGGGCGTTGCGGTCAAATGAACGTACCGTCACGGGGACGGGGGCTTCGCACGCGCAGCATCGCGATTGATGGCGGGGTTCGAAATCCCTATATGAGCCGCCTGCGAGCGGGGGCCAATCGCCCCGCGTCACGATCGGACCGCACTCCCCATGCTGGTCACCATGATGAAGGCCAAACTGCACCGCGCGACGGTGACGCAGGCCGACCTGGACTATGAAGGCTCCATCGCCATCGACGGCGATCTGCTGGATGCGGCCGGGATCTTTCCGAACGAGCAGGTCGATGTGCTGAACATCACCAACGGCGCCCGCTTCACCACCTATGCCATCGAGGCCCCGCGCGGGTCGAAGGTGATCGGCGTGAACGGCGCCGCCGCGCGGTTGGTGCAGAAGCACGACAAGGTCATCGTCGTGACCTATGGCCAGCTGCCGGTCGAGGAGGCCCGCCAGTGGTCGCCGACGGTCGTGCTGCTGGACGACGGCAATACGGTAAAGAAGGCGGCGTGAGAGCAGCTCCCCTCTCCCATTGGGAGAGGGCTTGAGGCTCGCACAGCGTAGCGATGCGCCAAGCCGAAAGGGTGAGGGGTTAGACCCTCACCGGTTCGCACTGTAACCCCTCACCCTTTCGCGCCAGAACGATCGCTATGCGATCGTGCGCTCAAGCCCTCTCCCGCTGGGAGAGGGCCGATTTCTCCACGCCCAGCGCCTTCAGGGCGGCCGCGGCGATGTGGTCGGCGTCGAGG
This DNA window, taken from Brevundimonas subvibrioides ATCC 15264, encodes the following:
- a CDS encoding peptidoglycan recognition protein family protein, coding for MLTITEAPSPNFDPRRGPPDMVLLHYTGMQTAEVAVAHLRDPEAKVSAHYVVDEDGSILRLVDEERRAWHAGRSWWRGETDINAVSIGIEIVNPGHEFGYRLFPDPQIDAVIALIEDIRTRWTIEDARILGHSDVAPTRKQDPGELFPWKRLAAHRQGLWFEPAAERIAALGPPLTIGDEGLGVHVLQAGLHRLGYEPLPDGRYTDETRITVEAFQRHWRPSKVDGIADGETRATLMGVLQLATAESLTGVLD
- the sppA gene encoding signal peptide peptidase SppA, whose amino-acid sequence is MKQFFLTVLGVFTGLILFVVVLPIVLIVGAAASAKEPATPANAVLELDLREGLTDQAPTNPFAAFGGSGLSVIQIVDTLAQAEKDSHVKVLLIRLPEAGISPASADEIRQAVRRFRASGKPVIAHSQGFQPVGTVISSYMVGASASELWMQNTASFQATGFSADSIFLGRAFDRYGVRAEFEQRYEYKNAVNEYTQSDYTGPHREAMTAWMTSIYDSAIANAAFDRKVTAAALKTTIEAGPYSAPQALSLKLIDKIGQVEEAEAEAKRRAGNGADILEFGDYASSKGERQGSGRDAIAIVGGEGAIVTGTGGGGAFGGGSSIRSDDTAEAIYDAIEDKSVKAIVFRVSSPGGSPEASEQILAAVRAAKAAGKPVVVSMGDYAASGGYWISSEANWIVAQPSTLTGSIGVFGGKFVVSEALGRFGVDLRGLSIGGDYADAFAPSQSFTTTQRAAFSASMDRTYEEFVQRVSTGRRLPIARVREIARGRVWTGAQGKTLGLVDQLGGLTEAIGKARELANIPADTSVRFKRFPTPQSPWEALSAAFGVQSEAAQALVTLGGVMSDPQTRAVLNRVEMERMRGQGASVLADQPL
- the panD gene encoding aspartate 1-decarboxylase, encoding MLVTMMKAKLHRATVTQADLDYEGSIAIDGDLLDAAGIFPNEQVDVLNITNGARFTTYAIEAPRGSKVIGVNGAAARLVQKHDKVIVVTYGQLPVEEARQWSPTVVLLDDGNTVKKAA